GTCACCGGGTTGGAGAGGAATAAGAGTTCAAGGTATTCGCCTAAGAATGGGGACAACGGAATGTGGAAATTTTATTTGGCGCCGATGAAAGGTAGCCGGAGAATGACCGTTGGAGGAGGAGCTGGTGGTGGTGGCGGTGGTGGGTGGGGGAATAGTCACGGCCATTCTATAACGAGGAATGCTATGAGGATGTATTGATCAGCATGTTCATTGGGTGGTTCGGTTAAGGGGTTTATCTCTTTGAACCGTTTGTTTTTTTGTTGTCATTTTGCTGGTTTGGTTTAATTTCGGTGCAATTGGTTTACTTTAAAATGTTAAGGGGAGGGGCATTTCAAACGAATGACTTGTTGACGTTGTCTATTATTACCGGAATAAACCGCCTTTTAACTATCAGGTATTCGTTCAAGACTTTCAGTTAAAGACAGATTGGTTTGGTTCACAAACCTAATGACTAGAGGTGGACAAGAAACGAACCAACCAACTCAAACCAAAATATGGCTCAACCATTTGATTAAATCTTTTTATCAACCAAAACAATTCAATCCAGTTCGATTTTAAACGAACCAAAAAATTAATATGTTTATTTAATTAAACTAGCTAAATATATTATAATTTAAAATAGTTATCCTTCAAACCAAACAACCCCATATAATGTTATGCATTGAGCTTCTAAATAAATAAAATATTATTGTTTTACACTATTATCAAAACTGAAATTTATAATAATTTTATTTGATTTAAAGATTATTATTTTTTTATTTTTATTGTGATATTTGATTTTGAATCTAAACATAATGCTCTATTTTATGTTTTATAAATTAGTTTTTAGCTGAGTTAGAATCAAACTGAAAATATACTTGATTAAACCAAACCCAGGACAAACCACATTAACTTTGATTGATTTGTTTTTACACCCGAATTAACCAAATGGAACTAAAACCAAACCAGAACTAAACCGAAATGCCCAATTAATATGGAGTTTATTTAGTTAGAAGTCCGACAAGAGCTGCTGCCAGAACCCAAAACATGCCGGAGAGATAAACCATCACCGCAAAACTCTCCTCCATGGTCGTCTTCCCCAAATCCCTGTCCCCCAAACACCTCCTCAAGCTCCTAAAATCAGAGAAGAACCCTCGCGCCGCCTTCGCTCTCTTCGACACAGCGACTCTCCACCCAAACTACGCACACTCCGCCCCCGTCTTCCACCACATCCTCCGCCGGCTCGCGGAGGCTCGTATGGTCGCCCAAGTCTCCCGCGTCGTCGACCTCATTAAATCGCAAGAATGCAAGTGCGACGAGGACGTCGCGTTGTCAGTCATCAAAGCCTACGGAAAGAACTCGATGCCCGACAGAGCCCTCGACGTGTTCCAGCGAATGTCGGAGATCTTCGGGTGCGAGCCGGGGATTCGATCTTACAACTCTCTGCTCAGCGCCTTCGTGGAGGCGAGACAGTGGCCTAAAGTCGAGTCATTGTTCGCTTACATCGAAACAGCGGGTTTAAGGCCTAATCTGCAGACGTATAATGTTTTGATTAAGATGTCGTGTAAGAAGAAGCAGTTCGAGAAAGCGAAGGAGCTTTTGAATTGGTTGTGGGAAGAGGGTTTGAAGCCTGACGTGTTAAGCTACAGCACTGTGATTAATGAGATTGTTAAAGCCGGAGACTTGGATGATGCATTGAAGCTGTTCGACGAAATGTCTGAGAGAGGAGTGGCGGCTGATGTCACTTGTTACAATATTCTAATCGATGGGTTTCTTAAAGGAAGAGATCACACCAAGGCTATGGAGCTCTGGGAGAGATTGTCAGAGGATACTTCTGTTTATCCGAATGTTAAGACTCATAACATAATGATTAGTGGTTTGAGCAAGTGCGGGAGGGTATATGATTGCGTGAAGATATGGGAGAGGATGAAGGAGAACGAGAGAGATAAAGATTTGTTTACTTATAGTAGTATGATACATGGACTCTGTGGGGTGGGGAGTGTTGATATAGCTGAGAGTGTGTTTAAAGAGTTGGTTGAAAGTAAGGTCTTTATAGATGTGGTGACATACAACACTATGCTCGATGGGTTTTGTCGTTGCGGGGAGATCAAGAAGAGTTTGGAGTTGTGGAGAGTCATGGAGCAGAAGAGTTCAGTTAACACAGTGAGTTACAACATTTTGATTAAAGGGTTGTTGGAGTATGGTAAGATAGACGAAGCAACGATGATTTGGAAGCTTATGCCTGCGAAAGGATACACGGCGGATAATATAACGTATGGTGTTTATATACACGGGTTATGCGTGAATGGTTATGTAAATAAAGCCTTGGAGGTGATGAAAGAAGTCGAGAGCAGAGGTGGGAGTCTTGATGTTTACGCGTATTCGTCGATTATAAACTTTTTATGCAAAGAGAGGAGACTAGAAGAAGCGTCAGAGTTGGTGAAAGAGATAAGCAAGCACGGTGTGGAGATTAACTCTCATGTTATTAATGGTTTAATGAGTGGGTTAATCCGAGAGTCGAGACTTAGTGATGCTTCTTTTTTACTCAAAGAGATGGCGAAGAACGGTTGTCGTCCCACCGTTGTATCTTACAACATTCTCATCGACGGCTTGCGTAAAGCAGGAAAGTTTAGTGAAACATCAGCTGTAGTAAGGGACATGCTTGAGAACGGATGGAAACCAGATCTTAGAACATATAGTTCACTTCTGTCCGGTCTTTGCCACGATGGGAAGATCGATTTAGCACTAGACTTGTGGCGCCAGTTTCTCAAAACGGGTCAAAACCCTGATGTGACCATGCATAACATTCTAATCCATGGTCTGTGCTCTGTTGGGAAGCTTGATGATGCGATGAAACTCGCGGCGGAGATGGAGCGTTGGAGCTGCGTTGCGAATCATGTGACTTACAACACGTTGATGGAAGGATGCTTTAAAGTTAGAGACAGTAATAGCGCGAAAGTGATTTGGGGTTACATGTATAAAAAGGGGTGGGGAGCTGATGTTATATCTTACAACATTATGCTGTCAGGGTTGTGTATGTGCGGCAGAGTTAGGCACGCTATTGAGTTCTTTGATGATGCTCGAAGCCATGGCATTGCCCCAACTGTTGTCACCTGGGACATACTCGTTAGAGCTGTAGTGAATTACTAACGTAATGAATGTTGAAGGGGTTGTTGCATAGTCTGGCTCCGGATTTGATCTCTAGACCAGCTCAGCTAGCTTTCGGTTTTGGAGGTTGAGTTGTGATGTATGTGTGCTTGGAAGTGACATGAGGTTAAATCACAGGAAGTCGATAGTGTACTATACTTATGGATTATACATACATCACAAGCATTTGGGTGAAGACTCACATGGGTTTGAATGATATGAGTAAACTTCATGGAGATCTGATACTTTGGATAATACATATACATTCACAAGCATTTGGGTGACTCGCATTTGTTTTGAATGATTTTGAGTTAACATCATCGAGATCTGATGCAAAAGAGAAACTGTAGCTTTATGTATCAAACCAAAAGTGATAAAATTTCCCACTTTGGGTCTATACTATCTTTTCATATTGATTTGTTTCGACGGATAGAGAGTCCAATTCATAGGTAATACGCAAGATAGCACATGCGCCAAAACCCAACAATTAGGTAACCAGGCTTACCAGGCACCTCCCTATATAAGAAAATATGCACAGCAAGCACCGTCAAATGCAAGAGGCTATGTAAATATCAATTCATCAGCATTAGTTCCTGGAAACCATACTTGGGAACTTATTAGCAACAGCTCCATGTACAAGTTACAAAAAAAAACAAAATGATGATGCAAGGCCTCTTTTTATAGAGTTGGCAGCTAAAATTTGTAAGGTAAAATGAAATACCATGATGACGCTAAGGCTGCTCTTATTAAAAGATTTCACTCAAAGAATCACTCTGTCAGCGAGTAAAGAACCAAGAAATGTAACAAGAACTCCCTCCAAACACCACTTCTGCATAAACTACTAGGAGCTTTTTCTTTCACAACCATTCTAAAAACTTATATAAAAGGCTAAGAATCCTTTTTATGAATTCAGGTTTTTGGTTCCAACCAAAAATTTGGCTTTGGAAGGGTCTGGTTGTCAAAACTTGATTCCCCAATGATAAATATTGTCTATAATAAACATCAACAGAACACAAGTTTCACACCAGCTTTTCCATTCACATCAAACAATACTGATTTGAAGTACTGACCAAAGAGTTGAAGGTGAGGAACAAGATTTGATC
The DNA window shown above is from Brassica oleracea var. oleracea cultivar TO1000 chromosome C3, BOL, whole genome shotgun sequence and carries:
- the LOC106329466 gene encoding pentatricopeptide repeat-containing protein At3g09060, whose product is MVVFPKSLSPKHLLKLLKSEKNPRAAFALFDTATLHPNYAHSAPVFHHILRRLAEARMVAQVSRVVDLIKSQECKCDEDVALSVIKAYGKNSMPDRALDVFQRMSEIFGCEPGIRSYNSLLSAFVEARQWPKVESLFAYIETAGLRPNLQTYNVLIKMSCKKKQFEKAKELLNWLWEEGLKPDVLSYSTVINEIVKAGDLDDALKLFDEMSERGVAADVTCYNILIDGFLKGRDHTKAMELWERLSEDTSVYPNVKTHNIMISGLSKCGRVYDCVKIWERMKENERDKDLFTYSSMIHGLCGVGSVDIAESVFKELVESKVFIDVVTYNTMLDGFCRCGEIKKSLELWRVMEQKSSVNTVSYNILIKGLLEYGKIDEATMIWKLMPAKGYTADNITYGVYIHGLCVNGYVNKALEVMKEVESRGGSLDVYAYSSIINFLCKERRLEEASELVKEISKHGVEINSHVINGLMSGLIRESRLSDASFLLKEMAKNGCRPTVVSYNILIDGLRKAGKFSETSAVVRDMLENGWKPDLRTYSSLLSGLCHDGKIDLALDLWRQFLKTGQNPDVTMHNILIHGLCSVGKLDDAMKLAAEMERWSCVANHVTYNTLMEGCFKVRDSNSAKVIWGYMYKKGWGADVISYNIMLSGLCMCGRVRHAIEFFDDARSHGIAPTVVTWDILVRAVVNY